A window from Glandiceps talaboti chromosome 15, keGlaTala1.1, whole genome shotgun sequence encodes these proteins:
- the LOC144446626 gene encoding oxaloacetate tautomerase fahd2, mitochondrial-like, with translation MQCVPFVIGTLVRQATSSRVFIQTLKSSPIAGFSSSARSNMRLVQFTDSKGVSSPRVGIELSNGGDVVDVTASDKTVPTDMVGFLRGGAAMLEVAKKAVESGQYVIKRDTVRLRAPITNPDKVLCIGNNYRDHCAEQGVPVPTEPVVFSKFSSSVVGPGDDIIYPDVTDALDWEVELVVVIGKAGKNIKEADAMNHVVGFTVGHDVSARDWQLKKNGGQWLLGKTMDTFCPIGPAIVTKDEIQDAHKLGLRCRVNGETMQNSNTDQLVFKTEALVAHLSRFMTLLPGDIILTGTPPGVGVFRKPNPIYLKRGDVVDCEIDGIGTLTNKVV, from the exons ATGCAGTGTGTCCCATTCGTCATCGGAACGCTTGTTCGACAAGCTACATCATCGCGTGTGTTTATCCAGACTCTGAAGTCATCACCGATCGCAGGATTTTCGTCTTCTGCTCGATCAAATATGCGATTAGTGCAGTTTACCGATTCGAAGGGTGTCAGTTCACCAAGGGTCGGCATTGAACTCAGTAATGGCGGAGACGTTGTTGATGTGACAGCGAGCGATAAAACAGTGCCAACAGACATGGTTGGATTTTTGAGGGGCGGGGCAGCTATGTTGGAAGTGGCTAAAAA GGCTGTAGAATCAGGACAGTATGTCATCAAGAGAGACACGGTACGATTGAGAGCACCAATAACAAATCCAGACAAAGTGTTATGCATAGGAAATAATTACAGAGACCATTGTGCTGAACAAGGTGTTCCTGTACCAACAGAGCCTGTTGTTTTCAGTAAATTTTCAAGTTCAGTAGTCGGTCCTGGAGACGACATCATTTATCCAGATGTGACTGATGCACTTGATTGGGAAGTGGAGTTGGTCGTTGTCATTGGAAAAGCAGGCAAGAATATCAAG GAGGCTGATGCAATGAATCATGTTGTTGGCTTCACCGTCGGCCATGATGTCAGCGCTCGTGATTGGCAGTTGAAGAAAAATGGTGGACAGTGGTTGTTAGGGAAAACCATGGACACTTTCTGTCCAATTGGTCCAGCCATAGTTACTAAAGATGAAATCCAAG atGCGCACAAACTGGGACTACGATGCCGGGTTAATGGAGAAACCATGCAGAATAGTAATACAGATCAACTAGTGTTCAAAACTGAAGCACTGGTAGCTCATTTATCAAG ATTCATGACCCTACTGCCTGGAGACATCATTCTGACTGGCACACCACCAGGTGTAGGAGTTTTCAGAAAACCAAATCCAATATATCTCAAG AGAGGTGATGTAGTGGATTGTGAAATAGATGGTATAGGAACCCTGACCAACAAGGTGGTTTAA